One Pseudomonas entomophila genomic window carries:
- a CDS encoding acyl-protein synthase: MNLVHVEALCALDDPYLVGEHADHLFDAAMREITAYHQQHSPGYAEWLRQQQFDPSAPGLETWGQLPPIFANYLKKHLLLSETGLDALELTSSGTTGQKSRMRYDARSLGAAQGMVDRIYRRYGWDTPQVPCNYLKLGYEPVGHSALGTAYTDDFLGKYAPVKQAFYALRHNGRQTEFDPFGVIEALRRFAQDDAPLRILGFPAFMWFVLERMREMKIAPLEFAAESLAMFGGGWKTHADQQIPKAQLYARMNEQLGIPTSRCRDGYGSVEHCVPYVECANHRHHVPTYSRAYTRHTGTFALQGYGQPGLIQFVSPYITSSPAHSIVMSDLAVLHRGDECGCGIATDWFEILGRAGTGKSRSCALAASELIREN, from the coding sequence ATGAATCTCGTACACGTTGAAGCACTCTGTGCGCTGGATGACCCCTACCTGGTCGGTGAGCACGCCGATCATCTGTTTGATGCCGCGATGCGTGAAATCACGGCTTACCACCAACAGCATTCACCGGGCTATGCCGAGTGGTTGCGCCAACAGCAATTCGATCCTTCTGCCCCGGGTCTGGAGACGTGGGGGCAGTTGCCACCGATATTCGCCAACTACCTGAAGAAGCACCTGCTGCTCAGCGAGACAGGGTTGGATGCCCTGGAGCTGACCTCGTCAGGCACCACGGGCCAGAAAAGCCGAATGCGCTATGACGCTCGCAGCCTGGGGGCCGCGCAAGGTATGGTCGACCGGATCTATCGGCGGTATGGCTGGGACACGCCGCAAGTGCCCTGCAACTACCTGAAGCTGGGCTACGAGCCCGTCGGGCACAGCGCGCTTGGCACCGCCTATACCGACGATTTCCTTGGCAAGTACGCGCCCGTCAAACAGGCGTTCTATGCCCTGCGTCATAACGGTAGGCAAACAGAGTTCGACCCCTTCGGTGTCATCGAGGCATTGCGGCGGTTCGCGCAGGATGATGCGCCTCTGCGCATCCTGGGATTCCCGGCATTCATGTGGTTCGTCCTCGAACGAATGCGTGAAATGAAGATTGCGCCGCTGGAGTTTGCCGCCGAATCGTTGGCCATGTTCGGCGGTGGCTGGAAAACCCATGCCGACCAGCAGATCCCCAAGGCCCAGCTGTATGCGCGAATGAACGAACAGCTGGGTATACCGACCTCGCGCTGCCGCGACGGTTATGGCTCCGTCGAGCATTGCGTGCCCTATGTCGAGTGCGCGAACCACCGCCACCACGTGCCCACCTACTCCCGTGCCTACACCCGCCACACCGGGACGTTCGCCTTGCAGGGTTACGGGCAGCCGGGGCTCATCCAGTTCGTGTCGCCGTACATCACCTCCAGCCCCGCCCACAGCATCGTGATGAGTGACCTGGCGGTGCTGCATCGCGGTGACGAGTGTGGCTGCGGCATTGCCACCGACTGGTTCGAGATTCTTGGGCGTGCGGGTACCGGCAAGAGCCGCAGTTGTGCGTTGGCCGCCTCCGAACTGATAAGGGAGAACTGA
- a CDS encoding acyl-CoA reductase has product MYLIQGHYLADLTLDQALVRLTGELAHTLSHPCGIETVLACAGRFAEKLLDGEFLAELDAALREQLRAFCQPDVLRAKLENELGVNPFSLRRRDYRVPRFESWRPLGLILHITPGNAPLLPFFAVLESLLVGNVNWLRPSARDQGLNTRLLQAFLQCDRSGELANHVAVLPVAKAELARLMPYADGVSAWGGSEALKTIRDQMPDGCRWIPWGHKVSFAWLVPEAVDECALDALADEVCRLDQQACSSPQVVFVDSDDADTLRALGGQLAAAMRRRHALWPALSPGVQEAAQVTTKLALAELDHAFVDGRGQVWRGQGWQIILEHVMALEPSPLFRTILLRPLPRRAVMHALRPWRTRLQTCGLVSAGHDIAHLSQLLLAAGVDRVTSVQTMHDGYSGEPHDGVYALGMLARRVSVSLAQGCLPRQATLDACGQAPAGLEGQPIMSRSAFLDSSMSAQAQLFFRTGGTTGTPSLAGYTYRDYHRQMQAAADGLFAAGLEPGKDRVINLLYGGNLYGGLLSFFTVLDKLGACHYPMAGPQGDDYQAIAQLIVSERIDTVIGMPTTVHQLFFREAATLRAYGGIRKVLLGGEHLAPVQRSFIQGFGVETIRSALYGSVDAGPLGYTCASSPDGVFHLMGDTQWLEIVDPDRDEPVAPGEAGRLLFTSKAREGQDVARYDIGDMGRWVSGQCPCGVPEPRFELLGRHGARVRIGSLFIRPQRLAALAEAPVQLHLEHNPDNGLERIRLLAEAEPEVVRARVCADAELSKAVTLGLLELEVCQRAQQHFENHPQTGKTPLLIDKRR; this is encoded by the coding sequence ATGTACCTCATTCAAGGGCACTACCTGGCGGACCTGACGCTGGACCAGGCATTGGTGCGGTTGACGGGCGAACTGGCGCACACGTTGAGCCATCCCTGCGGGATCGAGACCGTGCTGGCCTGCGCCGGTCGGTTTGCCGAGAAACTGCTGGACGGTGAGTTCCTGGCCGAGCTCGACGCCGCTTTGCGGGAGCAGCTGCGAGCGTTCTGCCAGCCTGACGTTCTGCGCGCCAAGCTGGAAAACGAATTGGGCGTCAATCCATTCTCCCTGCGTCGTCGCGATTATCGGGTCCCCCGCTTCGAAAGCTGGCGGCCGCTGGGGCTCATCCTGCATATCACCCCCGGCAATGCGCCGCTGCTGCCATTCTTTGCCGTGCTGGAAAGCTTGCTGGTGGGCAACGTCAACTGGCTGCGCCCCAGCGCACGCGACCAGGGCTTGAACACCCGGTTGCTGCAGGCCTTCCTGCAGTGCGACCGATCCGGCGAACTGGCCAACCATGTGGCGGTATTGCCGGTGGCCAAGGCCGAGCTCGCGAGGTTGATGCCCTATGCCGATGGTGTTTCGGCCTGGGGGGGAAGCGAGGCATTGAAGACCATTCGCGACCAGATGCCAGACGGCTGTCGATGGATTCCCTGGGGGCACAAGGTCAGTTTTGCCTGGCTGGTGCCGGAGGCGGTTGATGAGTGTGCGCTCGATGCGCTGGCCGACGAGGTCTGCCGCCTGGACCAGCAGGCATGTTCCAGCCCGCAGGTGGTGTTCGTCGACAGCGACGATGCGGACACGCTGCGAGCGTTGGGCGGGCAACTGGCCGCGGCGATGCGGCGCCGCCATGCCCTCTGGCCTGCGTTATCGCCCGGTGTGCAGGAGGCTGCGCAGGTCACCACCAAACTTGCATTGGCCGAGTTGGACCATGCGTTCGTCGATGGCCGAGGCCAGGTCTGGAGGGGCCAGGGCTGGCAGATTATCCTTGAGCACGTGATGGCGCTTGAGCCCTCGCCACTGTTTCGCACGATCCTGCTTCGACCGTTGCCGCGCCGGGCGGTGATGCATGCCCTTCGCCCTTGGCGCACCCGGTTGCAGACCTGCGGCCTGGTCAGCGCGGGCCACGACATTGCCCACCTCAGCCAGTTGCTCCTGGCTGCCGGGGTCGATCGGGTCACGTCGGTGCAGACAATGCACGACGGCTATAGCGGTGAACCTCACGATGGCGTGTATGCCCTGGGCATGTTGGCTCGCCGGGTTTCCGTGAGCCTGGCGCAGGGCTGCCTGCCCAGGCAGGCGACCTTGGATGCCTGTGGCCAGGCGCCTGCCGGCCTGGAAGGGCAACCGATCATGAGCCGCAGCGCATTCCTGGACAGCTCGATGAGTGCGCAGGCACAGCTGTTCTTCCGGACGGGTGGGACCACGGGAACGCCAAGCCTTGCCGGATATACCTACCGCGATTATCACCGGCAGATGCAGGCTGCGGCCGACGGACTGTTTGCCGCCGGCCTGGAGCCTGGCAAGGATCGGGTCATCAACCTGCTGTACGGGGGCAATCTATACGGCGGCCTGCTCAGTTTCTTCACGGTCCTGGACAAGCTTGGCGCCTGTCACTATCCGATGGCTGGACCCCAAGGTGACGATTACCAGGCGATAGCCCAGCTCATCGTCTCTGAACGTATCGACACTGTGATCGGCATGCCGACCACGGTGCATCAACTGTTCTTCCGCGAGGCCGCAACATTGCGAGCCTATGGCGGGATCCGCAAGGTACTGCTGGGCGGTGAACACCTTGCCCCGGTACAGCGCTCGTTCATCCAGGGCTTTGGCGTCGAGACCATCCGTTCCGCGCTCTATGGCTCCGTCGATGCCGGCCCCCTGGGCTACACCTGCGCGTCCAGCCCGGATGGGGTCTTCCACCTGATGGGCGATACCCAATGGCTGGAAATCGTCGACCCTGACCGCGATGAGCCGGTTGCCCCGGGTGAGGCGGGGCGCTTGCTGTTCACCTCGAAGGCCCGGGAGGGGCAGGACGTTGCCCGTTACGACATCGGCGACATGGGGCGTTGGGTGAGTGGCCAGTGCCCATGCGGCGTGCCGGAGCCACGTTTCGAGCTGCTGGGGCGTCACGGTGCGCGGGTGCGCATTGGTTCGCTGTTCATCCGGCCGCAACGGCTGGCCGCGCTGGCCGAAGCCCCGGTGCAACTGCACCTGGAGCACAACCCTGACAATGGTCTGGAACGTATTCGCCTGCTGGCGGAGGCTGAGCCCGAGGTGGTCAGGGCCAGGGTGTGTGCCGATGCCGAGTTGAGCAAGGCAGTGACACTTGGGTTGTTGGAGCTGGAGGTGTGCCAACGGGCGCAGCAGCACTTCGAGAACCACCCGCAGACTGGGAAGACACCATTGCTTATCGACAAACGTCGCTGA
- a CDS encoding phenylacetate--CoA ligase family protein, translated as MDYYSKCPLALAWLVDHVRAHSPYYAQLYRGLPKTGWTLADLPMVDPHQYWARGAVLEGWPVLTGPVTDAIVYKTGGTTGAAKHSVYTQAEWDRFVTTFGRSLCAWLEPGDRVANLFFAGDLYASFLFIQGALAKTQVPICVFPFTGTVDPQALATQVGQHGINVLAGVPGKLLHAIARLEQDGVQLPGVRTVLYGGESVFAEQRALFKAVLPNAKVVSIGCASVDAGLIGASTVDCAPGEHRVFEPDTLVEIVDEATGEPIHEANRTGLLLVTNLTRALMPVIRYPVGDLAQWTEAPGSASRKFKLAGRSSLGHRVRVGYATLFPDELAVAIEERLGQCQWQLVIDRKNGTDFIVLRIAHPGDGGCAEALLQSLKAGDAAVVELMEKGALVVSVGWCQPLDLVTNQRTGKLLRVVDRRDYQPLPEEAAR; from the coding sequence ATGGATTACTACAGCAAATGCCCGCTTGCACTGGCATGGCTCGTCGATCATGTCCGAGCTCATTCCCCTTACTATGCGCAGCTGTATCGGGGGCTCCCGAAAACGGGCTGGACACTGGCCGACCTGCCGATGGTCGATCCCCACCAGTATTGGGCACGCGGGGCGGTGCTCGAAGGCTGGCCTGTTCTGACAGGGCCGGTAACGGACGCGATCGTCTACAAGACCGGTGGCACGACCGGCGCGGCCAAGCACTCGGTCTACACCCAAGCGGAGTGGGATCGGTTCGTCACGACGTTCGGGCGCAGTCTCTGCGCCTGGCTCGAGCCTGGGGATCGCGTGGCCAATCTGTTCTTCGCGGGTGACCTGTACGCCAGTTTCCTGTTCATTCAAGGGGCGCTGGCCAAGACTCAGGTGCCGATCTGCGTGTTCCCCTTCACCGGGACGGTCGATCCACAGGCACTGGCGACGCAGGTCGGGCAGCACGGGATCAACGTTCTGGCGGGCGTACCGGGAAAACTCCTGCACGCCATCGCCCGTCTCGAACAGGACGGTGTCCAGCTGCCAGGGGTGAGGACGGTCCTGTATGGCGGGGAAAGCGTGTTTGCCGAACAACGCGCGTTGTTCAAGGCAGTGCTGCCCAACGCCAAGGTAGTATCGATCGGCTGTGCCAGCGTGGACGCGGGCCTGATCGGCGCCAGCACGGTCGACTGTGCGCCGGGTGAGCATCGCGTCTTCGAGCCCGACACCCTCGTCGAAATCGTCGATGAAGCCACGGGCGAGCCAATCCACGAGGCCAACCGTACCGGCCTGTTACTGGTGACCAACCTGACGCGCGCCTTGATGCCCGTCATTCGCTACCCCGTCGGTGACCTGGCGCAATGGACCGAAGCCCCCGGGAGCGCCAGCCGCAAGTTCAAGCTCGCAGGGCGCAGCAGCCTCGGTCACCGGGTGCGGGTCGGTTATGCGACGCTCTTCCCGGACGAACTGGCGGTGGCTATCGAGGAACGCCTGGGGCAATGCCAGTGGCAACTGGTGATCGACAGGAAGAACGGCACCGACTTCATCGTGCTTCGTATTGCCCACCCTGGCGACGGCGGATGCGCCGAGGCCTTGCTGCAGTCTCTGAAAGCAGGGGACGCGGCTGTGGTCGAGCTCATGGAGAAGGGGGCGCTGGTGGTGTCGGTCGGTTGGTGCCAACCCTTGGATCTGGTGACGAATCAGCGAACCGGCAAGTTGCTGCGGGTTGTCGACAGGCGAGACTATCAGCCCCTTCCCGAGGAGGCTGCCCGATGA